Proteins from a genomic interval of Epinephelus fuscoguttatus linkage group LG16, E.fuscoguttatus.final_Chr_v1:
- the nkx6.2 gene encoding homeobox protein Nkx-6.2, with translation MLAVGQMEANRQSAFVLGSTPLAALHNMTEMKTSLFPYALQQSPAGFKAPHLSSLNSQMTGGTPHGISDILGRPITTAGQLLSGFPRINGLATTAAAAAAGMYFSPAMSRYPKPLAELPGRAPIFWPGVMQGSPWRDPRVPCPSQANLMLDKDGKKKHSRPTFSGQQIFALEKTFEQTKYLAGPERARLAYSLGMTESQVKVWFQNRRTKWRKRHAAEMATAKKKHDSETEKMKESSDNEDDDEYNKPLDPNSDDEKITRLLKKHKATNLALISPCSNSSDTL, from the exons ATGTTAGCGGTCGGGCAAATGGAGGCTAACCGGCAGAGTGCTTTCGTCCTGGGCAGCACCCCGCTGGCGGCGTTGCACAACATGACCGAGATGAAGACGTCCCTGTTCCCGTATGCGCTGCAGCAGAGCCCGGCGGGCTTCAAGGCGCCCCATCTCTCCAGCCTCAACTCCCAGATGACCGGAGGGACCCCGCACGGAATAAGCGACATCCTGGGGAGACCCATCACCACGGCCGGACAGCTGCTCTCCGGGTTCCCCAGGATAAACGGCCTGGCCACCACCGCGGCCGCCGCAGCCGCGGGGATGTACTTCAGCCCGGCGATGTCGCGGTACCCGAAGCCCCTGGCTGAGCTGCCGGGGAGGGCGCCCATCTTCTGGCCCGGGGTGATGCAGGGTTCTCCCTGGAGGGACCCGCGGGTGCCTTGTCCCA gtCAGGCTAATTTAATGTTGGACAAGGACGGCAAGAAGAAACACTCCAGACCGACCTTTTCAGGACAGCAGATTTTTGCACTGGAAAAAACTTTCGAGCAGACGAAATACCTGGCCGGCCCAGAGAGAGCCCGCCTGGCTTACTCCTTAGGAATGACCGAGAGTCAAGTCAAG GTTTGGTTCCAGAACAGAAGAACCAAATGGCGGAAGAGACACGCGGCAGAAATGGCCACGGCCAAGAAGAAGCACGACTCAGAGACGGAGAAGATGAAGGAAAGCTCGGATAACGAGGACGACGACGAGTACAACAAACCACTGGACCCAAACTCAGACGACGAGAAAATCACGAGACTGTTGAAAAAGCACAAGGCCACCAACCTGGCGCTGATCAGCCCCTGCAGTAACAGCTCGGACACCTTGTGA